In Erythrolamprus reginae isolate rEryReg1 chromosome 10, rEryReg1.hap1, whole genome shotgun sequence, one DNA window encodes the following:
- the POP5 gene encoding ribonuclease P/MRP protein subunit POP5 isoform X1, with product MRLPCRLALWYFLCKVISEDPRCRQFIEERIVHNAVKNAVARIHGDFGVACCSIAFSVKYLNAYTGVVLFCCRKDFYRLLWSSLPFITHLENRSQHCPCSFSTLHVGATIRTCQKFLIQYNRDQLLLLLRNCTSEADREAIRKSVQSCVFVGVEQFQSEEEESEENLEMD from the exons GTACTTCCTCTGCAAGGTCATCTCCGAAGACCCTCGCTGTCGGCAGTTCATTGAGGAGCGCATAGTGCACAATGCAGTGAAGAATGCAGTTGCAAGAATACATGGAGACTTTGGAGTCGCCTGTTGCTCCATCGCTTTTTCAG TAAAATACCTGAATGCCTACACGGGAGTGGTTCTCTTCTGCTGCCGGAAAGATTTTTATCGGCTTCTGTGGTCGTCCCTTCCTTTTATTACTCACTTAGAAAATAGGAGCCAACATTGCccttgctctttcagcacccttCATGTTGGAG CAACAATACGCACCTGTCAGAAATTCCTCATTCAGTACAACAGGGACCAGCTCCTGCTGCTGTTACGGAACTGTACCAGTGAAG CTGACAGAGAAGCCATCCGGAAGTCGGTCCAGAGCTGTGTATTTGTGGGAGTGGAGCAGTTCCagagtgaagaggaagagagtgAGGAGAACCTGGAGATGGACTGA
- the POP5 gene encoding ribonuclease P/MRP protein subunit POP5 isoform X2, with translation MVRFKNRYFLCKVISEDPRCRQFIEERIVHNAVKNAVARIHGDFGVACCSIAFSVKYLNAYTGVVLFCCRKDFYRLLWSSLPFITHLENRSQHCPCSFSTLHVGATIRTCQKFLIQYNRDQLLLLLRNCTSEADREAIRKSVQSCVFVGVEQFQSEEEESEENLEMD, from the exons GTACTTCCTCTGCAAGGTCATCTCCGAAGACCCTCGCTGTCGGCAGTTCATTGAGGAGCGCATAGTGCACAATGCAGTGAAGAATGCAGTTGCAAGAATACATGGAGACTTTGGAGTCGCCTGTTGCTCCATCGCTTTTTCAG TAAAATACCTGAATGCCTACACGGGAGTGGTTCTCTTCTGCTGCCGGAAAGATTTTTATCGGCTTCTGTGGTCGTCCCTTCCTTTTATTACTCACTTAGAAAATAGGAGCCAACATTGCccttgctctttcagcacccttCATGTTGGAG CAACAATACGCACCTGTCAGAAATTCCTCATTCAGTACAACAGGGACCAGCTCCTGCTGCTGTTACGGAACTGTACCAGTGAAG CTGACAGAGAAGCCATCCGGAAGTCGGTCCAGAGCTGTGTATTTGTGGGAGTGGAGCAGTTCCagagtgaagaggaagagagtgAGGAGAACCTGGAGATGGACTGA